The nucleotide window TGTGCTGCCTTTCATCCTGCCACGGAGCCAGACTGTTCCGTTATCCGTGAACTGGATGCTGTTTTTCGTAATATTGATCAAAATCTGGACGAGACGGTCATAATCAGCATGGACCATCGCCGCTTCCTCTGCCTCGATCTCGATTCTATTATTGCGTTCCTCTGCCTGCAATCCGAGCTGATCCTGGATGATTTCGAGCACTTCGATCAGTTCAATATCTTCTTTTACAAGCTGAACCTGGTTTGAACGGATCTTATCATAATCAAGATTCTCATTGACGAGTCTGATCAGCCGCTTCGTTTCCTGGCTGACCAGGTTGATTCCCCGCTCTTTTTCCGCCTCGGGAATCATATTATTCCTCAGGCCTTCGATGATCCCGCTGATGGTCGTGAGCGGCGTCCTCAATTCATGTGACACATCGGACATAAACTGGCGCCGCCGGTTCTCCAGGTTCTCGATTTCGGATTTTGATTCATTCAGCCTGTCGACCATGCCGTTAAAATCATTTGCCAACTCGCCAATCTCATCAAAATCCGAACTTGGTACTTTTACAGTATAGTCCCCAGCTGAGACGGCCGATGTTGCTTCCTGGAGCTTTTTGATCCTGTTGACGTGAATTCGCGATAACACCCAGCTCAGCAAAAACGAAACGCCAAGGCCAATCAGCATCGTATAAAACAAATACTTATTGATTTCGGTAATCATTTCCCGTGTCCCGCTGATTGGAGAGGTAAGGAGAATGCCGCCAACGAAATTCCCGCGGTCCAAATATGGCAAAACAACCAAGGTCACAGCACGGTCATACCTTTCAAGGTCATAATTTTTCACAATCGGTTTTCCGTTTGTAAGCTGGCTCCACTCTTTTTCCGATAATTCAATCGCCGGCCCTCTCCACCGGATGGGATTCAGCAGCTGGATATTTTCATCAAACACACTGAATTGGATATCACGTCCAAACAGGACGCGGGCATACTGGTTGATCACCTGGTCCGGCTGTTCCCTACCCCGGTCGAGATCCCGCAGGATATTCTCACCATAGGAAACCAGCTCCTCCGTCTTGTTTTTATAGACCAGTGTTTCAACATATTGTGTGAAAACAAGACTAAGGATGAGGAAAGCGACAATGATAATGCTGATATGGCTGAGGAATTGCTGGTAGATATACTTAACCTTCATGCCCATCAACACATTCGTCGAATTTATAGCCGACTCCCCATACAGTGTGGAAGAATGGCTGTTCAGCTGTGCCAAGCTTCTTCCTTAAACGCTTGATATGGACATCGACCGTACGCTCATCTCCGTAAAACTGATAACCCCAGACACGCTCGAGAAGCTGTTCCCTCGTAAACACCTGACGCGGATGCTGGGCGAAAAGCAGGAGCAGGTCAAACTCTTTTGGTGTCAAATTCGTCACTGGCTTGCCGTCCAGGCTCACCTCACGTGTTTCTTTGTTGATTTTCAGCCGGCTTGTCCCGACATCGCTGTTCTCGTCAGGCTTCTGTTTTTGGTAACGGCGTGCCACAGCCTTGATCCTCGCCATCAAAGCCAGCGGACTGAACGGCTTCGTCACATAATCATCCGCCCCCATTTCAAGCCCAAGAACCTGGTCCGACTCACTGTCCTTTGCCGTCAGCATGATAATGGGAATATCACTGCCCTCCTGCCTGATCTTCCTGCATAAGGTGACACCATCCATCCCCGGCAGCATCCAGTCGACAATCATTAAATCCCAATCCTCATTTTTATAAGCCTCATAACCCTCTAGGCCATCATTCACAAACCTGCCTTCAATGCCCTCTTTCGAAAAAAACATCTCAATCATCGCGCACACACTCTCATTATCCTCAATCACTAATATTTTCACGGCAATCCCCTCTATCACGAAATCTGTTATCTCTAAATTATAGCGCAACAGGAACATAATCAACTGATTAGGGTAATGTTACAGATTATTTAATGGATTGGACATAGTTTGTTCATGATTAAAAGGGACAGTTACCTCTTTTTCCTAGCCACTTTAAAAATTAGGGTTCCTATAAGCTGTATTGATGCCACGACCCTACTATATTCTTACAAATCACAGCTCCAATACGCCCTATTGGTGACAAGATTCTCCTATATTGTTACAAATCAAAGTCCCAATACACTCTATTGGCGTCACAGTTCTCCTATATTCTTACAAATCAAGGCCTCAATACGCTCTATTGGTGACACAATTCTCCTATATTCTTACAAATCAAGGCCCCAATACGCTCTATTGGTGACACGATTCTCCTATATTCTTACAAATCAAGGCCCCAATACGCTCTATTGGTAGCCCAATTCTCCTATATTCTTACAAATCAAGGTCCCAATAGGCTCTATAGGTGACCCAGTTCTCCTATATTCTTACAAATCAAGGCTCCAATAACCTCTATTGGTGACAACTATTATATTCTTACAAACAAGGGAGCTTTGCTTTTTCAAATTCACATGCATCAGCACTAACTCTTGTAAAAAAAAGAAGCCAGCTCACAGAATGAGCTGGCTCTGGTATTAATTTTTTTTAACAGGCAATCCTTCTTGTTCCCATGCGGAGAAGCCGCCTTCGAGGTTTAATACATCCTTGAAGCCATTTTTCAGCAGCAGGCTTGTTCCGATGGCAGAGCGTGCTCCTGATTGGCAATGGGCGATGATTTTCTTGTCTTTTGGCACTTCGTCAATCTTGTCGGTCAGGTTGCCGAGCATCATATGATGGGCACCGGGGATATGGCCGCTGTCCCATTCGCTCTGGTTGCGGACGTCGATGACAAAGTAGTTTTCGTCTTCCATTAGCTCTTTTGCCTCGCTGGCAGTTACAGACTTATATTCCTCGTGGCTTCCTCCGAGCTCTTCCGAATCAACATACCCGGTTACCTGGTCAAGACCGATTGATTGCAGGGATTTTTTCACATCAGGCAGTTTTTCCGGTTCTGCGATCAATACGATGTCCTGGTCATAGCTTAATAGCCATCCTGCCCAGTTTGCGAAGGATTTATTGTATGGAATGTTGATCGTTCCTTCTGCATGCCCCGCGGCATAGTCACTTGCCTGCCGGGTATCTACGACTGCAGCATTCCCTGTGTCGGACAATGACACTTCAGGGGTTTCCTCGCGTCTGAGCAATTCAGGGCCTTCCTTGTTCAGCTTTTTCATCTGAGCGAAGTATTTCGGAGGCTCTGGTTGTCCGGCTAGCAGCTCCTGAACAAATTGGTCCTCTTCTTTGATCTGGAAAGCCCAGTTGAATTTTTTTTCATAGCCTAATGTCGACATTGGCACCGCGCCTAGGGATTTTCCACAGGCGCTTCCTGCTCCGTGTGCTGGCCATATTTGCAGGAAGTCAGACAGGTTTTCCACTTTGCGGAGCGATTCGTACATCTGGCGGGCGCCTGCTTCCGATGTATCCTTGATGCCAGCTGCTTTTTCGAGAAGGTCAGGACGGCCGACATCGCCTACAAACAGGAAGTCGCCCGTAAAGATGCCCATTGGTTCATTGGCACCGCCGCCCTTATCCGTCAGCAGGAATGAGATGCTTTCCGGCGTATGTCCTGGCGTGTGGATCACTTCAAAATAAATATTCCCAATATTGAAAGTCGAGCCCTCAGTCAGCAATTCATGCTCATACTGGTCGACATATTGATATTTCCAGTCCTTATCCCCTTCATCTGATACATACAGCTTGGCGCCATGGTGGTGAGCAAGTTCCCTTGCTCCTGACAGATAATCCGCATGAATATGGGTTTCGGTTGCGGCTGAAATATTGAATCCTTCTTTTTTTGCGATATCCAGATAAGGCTGGATATTCCTTGCCGGGTCGATGACAAGCGCCTCGCCCGTCCTCTGGCAGCCGATCAAGTACGACATATGTGCTAGCTGGTCATCAAAAAATGATTTGAAATACATATGAATTCCTCCTTCATTTTTAATAGGTTTATGAAGAGTTCATTCTTTTATACCCCACACCATATTTTTTAAAAGTAAAAAACCCCGGTGCCGGGTGCTGCTCTAATTCCAAAATATACCTACACAAGTATTTTACTCTATTAAAATTTCTACTTCAAATAAAAAGAACCTGCTCCAAAGCCGGAAGCAGGTCTAGGTTCTTGGGGTCTTTTTCATCATTAAAATATAGAGAAGAATTGAAGCAAAAACGGAAATGGCGGAAGCAATGTAGATGCTTCCATATCCAAGCCAGTGGCCAATCTGGCCGAAAGCCATCGCCCCGACTCCAACACCTAAATCGAAAAAGGAGAAGAAAGTGGCATTCGCCATCCCTTTCCTGTTCATCGGAGCATCCTGGACAGCCCAAGCCTGTAATGCGGGCTGGACGGAGCCAAAACCGAATCCATACAGGCCGGCTGCAATGAACATCACAAGGCTGTTAGGCAGCCACGCCAAAAGGATCATAGCGATCATGATTAAAAATGTTCCTGGCAGGAAGACAGCACCATGTCCTTTTTTATCATAAAGTTGGCCTGCGAATGACCTGGAGAGCATCAGCGTCAACGCAAAAATAAAAAAGTACCACTCGATCCCTGCGATTCCCTTCTGCGCTGAGTAGAGCGGCAGGAATGAAGCGATTCCTCCAAAGGTGATCGTAATGAACAATAATAGCAAGGACGGCTGCAGGGCAGATCTTTCATATACATCCCACCTTCGCTTCACTGTTTTCTCTTCGGACTGTTCCACCTTTTTATAGGTGATACGTGATGCAAGGAGAAATGCAGCAATGCCCAGAGCGGCACTGATTAGAAATAATTGTTTGAAGGTAATGGCAGCAGCCAAAGCAAGTCCAAGCGTAGGTCCCATCGCGAGAGCAACGTTTCCGGAGAGCCCGAAGTATCCCATTCCTTCTCCCCTGCGCCTCGGCGGGATTAAATCCGTTGCGATCGTGCCAGATGCTGTTGTCGAAAATCCCCAGCCAACCCCCTGGATAATTCGCATTAGAAACAAGAAGGCAATTCCAGATGCGAATCCAAATGAACCTACTGAGAACACAAAGATTGCCAGACCTGTGAGGTAAATGAAGCCTCTCCCTTTCGTTTCCAGCATCCGGCCGGCGAATGGGCGCACGAGCAATGCCGAAAAGGTGAAAATTCCTACGACAAAACCGATCAATTGGTCATTTCCGCCCAAATGCTCCACGAATAGCGGGATGGTAGGCAAGGTCATTTGAAACCCGAGGAATATGAAGAAATTCGCCAGGAATATAAACAGGAAATCCTTGCTCCAAATTTTCTCAGTGCCCTGATTTTGCTGAGCTTCTCTTGCTGATTGATCCATATGCTTTCTTCCTTTCTGACTGAATTGAAAAGGCACTGTCGCCACCTTTCCTTTAAAAAAGGATCATGTTCAATATTCCGTCAATTTGTTGTTGCGTTTTTGTGAACAACTTCACAGATAACTCATTTTTATTTCGGATTTTGATATATTGTAAGTGTAATCAATAATTACTAATTTTTGAAGGGAAGCGATTTAGATGTTAGCGAAATGGTTAAGAGAAAACAATGTTGCTGCTGGCCTGTTGACTGTCATCAGGGTATGGCTCGGATATAACTGGATGACTGCTGGATGGGGTAAATTGACTGGTGAAGGATTCGATGCTACCGGATATCTGAAAAATGCAGTTGCCAATCCAGTGAAAGGCCCGGATGGACACATGGTTTATGGATGGTATGTGAATTTCCTTGAAAACTTCGCGATTCCAAACGTCGACCTATTCAACTTCATCGTGCCGCTTGGTGAATTCCTTATCGGTCTTGGATTGATCCTAGGTTGTTTGACAACTGCTGCGATGTTCTTCGGACTTGTGATGAACTTCAGTTTCTTCCTTGCCGGCACTGTATCTCATAACCCAACTGACATCTTCTTCGGCTTCATCATTCTGTTCGCTGGCTACAATGCTGGCAAATACGGTTTAGACCGCTGGGTAGTTCCTTTCATCCGCAAGACTGTTTTAAAGAGAGAACCGGAAGCCGCACATAAAACCGTTTAACATTAAAGACCTTAAAGAGCCTGTTTTCTGCAGGCTCTTTTTCATTTCCTTGCAGATTATCGCTCGTTCAAATTCTTGACAATATGTTATTGCTATTTTGTGAACAGCGTTCTCTGGCCCGCATCAAAAGGCCGAAAACCAATATATTGTAGTGTAATCAAATAATCATTCATTTTGAAGGGATGCGATTCATATGTTCGCAAAATGGTTAAGGGAAAACAATGTGGCAGCTGGCCTGCTGACATTCATTCGGATCTGGCTAGGCTATAACTGGATGACTGCCGGATGGGGAAAATTGACCGGAGAGGGATTTGATGCAACAGGGTATTTGACCAATGCCATTGCCAACCCTGTCAAAGGCCCTGATGGAATTGTTTATGGATGGTATGTATCTTTTCTGGAAAATTTCGCACTTCCAAATATTGAGCTTTTCAACTTTATCGTTCCTGTCGGTGAATTCCTCGTTGGATTGGGACTCATTCTTGGCTGTCTGACAACAGCAGCAATGTTCTTCGGATTGATCATGAACTTCAGTTTCTTCCTTGCCGGAACCGTATCACATAACCCAACAGATATCTTCTTTGGCTTCATCCTCCTTTTCGCCGGATATAACGCAGGAAGATATGGGCTGGACCGCTGGGTGATCCCATTCATCCGAAAAACAATCCTTAGGAACAAAGCGGCAGCTAAATGAATTACGCTAGCCTCCTGAGTCAACTCAGGAGGCTTTTGTCATATAGCCATTTATATCGATTGAAGATCAGACACCGTTCGGTCATTTTGTTCATTACCGGTATTCAAGGTGGACTTTGGCTCAAAAAAGATGACATCTGCTTCCTCCTCGGCAATTGGAAGGTGCTCTACGCCTTTTGGCACAATGATAAATTCTCCCTCATTCAAATGCACATCTTTATACCGAAACTTGAGCAAGAGCTTTCCTTTCATAACTAGGAACATCTCATCCTCATGTTCATGCATATGCCAGATGAATTCCCCCTTCAGCTTGGCGAATTTCACATGCATATCATTGATTTCCCCCGCTATTTTCGGGCTCCAATAGTCATTAAAAAGCGAAAACTTTTCACTGATATTAACCTTTTTCAGCTTAATCACTCCTTTTTAGATGTTGCATTCGGAAGAGTTTCAAATAGAAAATCCGTCTCTATCTCCCAAAATTTTGTTACCGTATTCCCGGTTGTTACTATGTATCCTATTTGGACTTTTTCCGCTTCATTTTCAAAGCTCAGGATGCCATGGGGTAAAAAATCGTATGTAAAGCCAGCATTATAGTTGAATGAACGTTTGCCTTCATTGATTTTGGATACGATCTTTTCGATTTCACCCTTGTCCTCAATCACGTGAATGATGCCATCCATGTTACTGATTGTCAGCTTATCGTACGGTCCATTCACAATTTTGCAGTGATAAGCTCCATACACCGTTAAAGCAGTCATGAACACAATTAGCAACCCCAGTTTCAAAAGCAATCCGTTTTTAACCATACATCCCCCTCCCCGCCATTATACTACCATTTATTTCTTATTCCCGAATATAGTAAAAAGACCAATCCGATAACGAATTGGTCTCAAGCTCACATGACAATGAGTTTGAAGATGGTTAAGCCCAGCCCGATCAGGAAACCGCATACCGCGCCGTTCACCCTGATCCATTGCAGGTCTTTTCCAACATTGTTTTCCATCATGTCAATCAGTGTTTCTGTATCAAGCTTATCCAGGTTTTCTCTGACAAGCTTCCCGATTTTTGAATGGTTTCTTTCAATCAGCCCAGCTATTTTAGCATGAAGCCATGTTTCGGTCGCTGAAACTTTTTCATCGTCTGCTTTGATTTCATCAATGAATTTTTTCACTACGGGAATCACCGTGTCATCCACAAAACTGTCCTTTTCGATAAAAGCCATCAAGCGATCCTTAGACTTAGCCAGGACTCCTTTGATTTGTCCGGTCAAATCCATTTCTTCGACCATTTTATTTTTCCAGGATTGGATTTCCGACATGAGGGCTTCGCGCTCATTGATACTTCCCAGTTCTTTTTGGATCTTTTCAAGAATCATATGGCGGTATCGGTTATCCTCCTGCTGCAGGTTTTTCATTCTTTTTAAAATAAATGATTGCAAGATGTTGCCGACCTTTTCTTCGGTGATCATATTGCTGAAAGATTGAATTGCGAATTTCAGGAGACCATCCGCTTCGGTTGTATCAATTGCCTGTTTTCCAAGCTTGCCAAGGACCATTTTCGCTTCAGCCTGTGATGCCCATTTTTCTGTCTCTTGCAGGACATAGTCAAATGCAGCTGAATCATATTCCTTCGCCAGGATATGGCTTGAGGCCTTTTGCAAAAACTCGGAAGAATCAGCTGAGAGCAGGAAGCCTTTGATTTCTTTTTCGATTGTTGGCGCAAATCTTTCAACGTCCACTTTCCTAGCCACATCCAGGCTGAATGCCTGGAGGCTGTTTTTAACAGATTCAGAGTGAAGCTCCTTCTCAACTGTTTCAAAAATTTTATCCAAAATATGAATCTGCTTGAACTTTTCCATGATGCTTTCTTTTGTGAGCCAGTCATTCTCAAGCATATTGATTAATGCGCGTGTTACTTTATCACGATTTTTCGGCAAAAGTGCCGTATGCGGAATCGGAATGCCGAGCGGATGCCTGAACAACGCCGTCACAGCAAACCAGTCAGCGAGTCCGCCGACCAGACCGGCTTCAAAGCCGCCCATCAGCAGTTTCCCGATCAGCGAGTCCTGGAAAGGAATCATCGCAAGGAACCCCGCTCCCATAATCGCCAGCGAAATAGCCGCTAAATGTCTAGATCTATTATTTCGTTTTTCCATATATCTCCCTCTGTTACTGTTTGATTGAAATTTGTGTAATGTTTCTAGTTCTGGAGCCCCCAATGTGAATTTCGGAAAAAAAGTCTCTTCAATATTTTACCCAATTTATAGGGGAGAAAGCTATAAAAAAGGAAAAGTCCCAGGAGCATCGGCTGCTGGGACTTCCTTACATCATACTCTTACTTCATCCATTCTGGCTTTCCAAAACCTTTGAAATCATTATCGATGATTTTTTCAAACTCATCAGACTCGACGACTTCCTTGATGTCCTCTGCAAATTGGGCATCCTGGTCCTTTGTGTTAATGACGACACGGTTGCGATACTGGTCCGGCATGTTTTCAAGCTGAAGCGCAGTCAACAGATCCATTTTTGCTGCGAGGGCAAAGTTGCCGGGTACCGCTGACAGGTCGACGCTCTCAACAGCCCTTGGAAGCTGAGCTGCTTCGATTGGCTTGAACTGCAGGTTCTTGACATTATCTTTTACATCTTTTTCAGAAACAGTCAGCGGATCAGCATTAGGATCGAGTGTAATCAGGCCGGCATCCTCAAGGATCAGGAAGGCACGCGCAGCATTTGTTGGATCGTTTGGAATCGCGATGTCTGAACCCTCTGCGACTTCATCCAGTGAATTGAACTTCTTGGAGTAGATCCCCATTGGCGCTGTTGGTACAACAATTACTTCAGACAGTTCAAGATCGTGTTCTTTTGCAAAATTCTCCATGTACACCTTGTGCTGGAACAGGTTGGCATCAAGGTCTCCTTTTGACAAAGCCAGATTAGGCTGGATGTAATCGCTGAATTCGACCACTTTCACTTCATAGCCTTTTTTCTCAAGCAGAGGCTTGATGCCTTTTGTGACCATATCACTGTACGGTCCGGATGTCGCTCCGAATGTTACCTGCTTTTTGTCAGCCTTCGCATCGCCGCCTGAGGCTGAGTCACTGCCGCATGCAGCCAACAAGCTGATTGATAGAAGTAACAGTAAAGAGAATAATAATTTCTTCATTTTAAAATAACCCCCAATTTTTATCTTTTGTCTACTAATTTAGCAATCCTG belongs to Mesobacillus sp. AQ2 and includes:
- a CDS encoding HAMP domain-containing sensor histidine kinase, translated to MKVKYIYQQFLSHISIIIVAFLILSLVFTQYVETLVYKNKTEELVSYGENILRDLDRGREQPDQVINQYARVLFGRDIQFSVFDENIQLLNPIRWRGPAIELSEKEWSQLTNGKPIVKNYDLERYDRAVTLVVLPYLDRGNFVGGILLTSPISGTREMITEINKYLFYTMLIGLGVSFLLSWVLSRIHVNRIKKLQEATSAVSAGDYTVKVPSSDFDEIGELANDFNGMVDRLNESKSEIENLENRRRQFMSDVSHELRTPLTTISGIIEGLRNNMIPEAEKERGINLVSQETKRLIRLVNENLDYDKIRSNQVQLVKEDIELIEVLEIIQDQLGLQAEERNNRIEIEAEEAAMVHADYDRLVQILINITKNSIQFTDNGTVWLRGRMKGSTTVIEIEDTGIGIEPAEIEKIWHRFYKADISRTSNPFGEFGLGLSIVKQLVQMHAGKISVESEHGKGTRFVIELPFR
- a CDS encoding response regulator transcription factor, with translation MKILVIEDNESVCAMIEMFFSKEGIEGRFVNDGLEGYEAYKNEDWDLMIVDWMLPGMDGVTLCRKIRQEGSDIPIIMLTAKDSESDQVLGLEMGADDYVTKPFSPLALMARIKAVARRYQKQKPDENSDVGTSRLKINKETREVSLDGKPVTNLTPKEFDLLLLFAQHPRQVFTREQLLERVWGYQFYGDERTVDVHIKRLRKKLGTAEQPFFHTVWGVGYKFDECVDGHEG
- a CDS encoding MBL fold metallo-hydrolase, with product MYFKSFFDDQLAHMSYLIGCQRTGEALVIDPARNIQPYLDIAKKEGFNISAATETHIHADYLSGARELAHHHGAKLYVSDEGDKDWKYQYVDQYEHELLTEGSTFNIGNIYFEVIHTPGHTPESISFLLTDKGGGANEPMGIFTGDFLFVGDVGRPDLLEKAAGIKDTSEAGARQMYESLRKVENLSDFLQIWPAHGAGSACGKSLGAVPMSTLGYEKKFNWAFQIKEEDQFVQELLAGQPEPPKYFAQMKKLNKEGPELLRREETPEVSLSDTGNAAVVDTRQASDYAAGHAEGTINIPYNKSFANWAGWLLSYDQDIVLIAEPEKLPDVKKSLQSIGLDQVTGYVDSEELGGSHEEYKSVTASEAKELMEDENYFVIDVRNQSEWDSGHIPGAHHMMLGNLTDKIDEVPKDKKIIAHCQSGARSAIGTSLLLKNGFKDVLNLEGGFSAWEQEGLPVKKN
- a CDS encoding MFS transporter, yielding MDQSAREAQQNQGTEKIWSKDFLFIFLANFFIFLGFQMTLPTIPLFVEHLGGNDQLIGFVVGIFTFSALLVRPFAGRMLETKGRGFIYLTGLAIFVFSVGSFGFASGIAFLFLMRIIQGVGWGFSTTASGTIATDLIPPRRRGEGMGYFGLSGNVALAMGPTLGLALAAAITFKQLFLISAALGIAAFLLASRITYKKVEQSEEKTVKRRWDVYERSALQPSLLLLFITITFGGIASFLPLYSAQKGIAGIEWYFFIFALTLMLSRSFAGQLYDKKGHGAVFLPGTFLIMIAMILLAWLPNSLVMFIAAGLYGFGFGSVQPALQAWAVQDAPMNRKGMANATFFSFFDLGVGVGAMAFGQIGHWLGYGSIYIASAISVFASILLYILMMKKTPRT
- a CDS encoding DoxX family protein, which translates into the protein MLAKWLRENNVAAGLLTVIRVWLGYNWMTAGWGKLTGEGFDATGYLKNAVANPVKGPDGHMVYGWYVNFLENFAIPNVDLFNFIVPLGEFLIGLGLILGCLTTAAMFFGLVMNFSFFLAGTVSHNPTDIFFGFIILFAGYNAGKYGLDRWVVPFIRKTVLKREPEAAHKTV
- a CDS encoding DoxX family membrane protein; amino-acid sequence: MFAKWLRENNVAAGLLTFIRIWLGYNWMTAGWGKLTGEGFDATGYLTNAIANPVKGPDGIVYGWYVSFLENFALPNIELFNFIVPVGEFLVGLGLILGCLTTAAMFFGLIMNFSFFLAGTVSHNPTDIFFGFILLFAGYNAGRYGLDRWVIPFIRKTILRNKAAAK
- a CDS encoding cupin domain-containing protein, whose protein sequence is MKKVNISEKFSLFNDYWSPKIAGEINDMHVKFAKLKGEFIWHMHEHEDEMFLVMKGKLLLKFRYKDVHLNEGEFIIVPKGVEHLPIAEEEADVIFFEPKSTLNTGNEQNDRTVSDLQSI
- a CDS encoding DUF445 domain-containing protein, with the translated sequence MEKRNNRSRHLAAISLAIMGAGFLAMIPFQDSLIGKLLMGGFEAGLVGGLADWFAVTALFRHPLGIPIPHTALLPKNRDKVTRALINMLENDWLTKESIMEKFKQIHILDKIFETVEKELHSESVKNSLQAFSLDVARKVDVERFAPTIEKEIKGFLLSADSSEFLQKASSHILAKEYDSAAFDYVLQETEKWASQAEAKMVLGKLGKQAIDTTEADGLLKFAIQSFSNMITEEKVGNILQSFILKRMKNLQQEDNRYRHMILEKIQKELGSINEREALMSEIQSWKNKMVEEMDLTGQIKGVLAKSKDRLMAFIEKDSFVDDTVIPVVKKFIDEIKADDEKVSATETWLHAKIAGLIERNHSKIGKLVRENLDKLDTETLIDMMENNVGKDLQWIRVNGAVCGFLIGLGLTIFKLIVM
- a CDS encoding MetQ/NlpA family ABC transporter substrate-binding protein, encoding MKKLLFSLLLLLSISLLAACGSDSASGGDAKADKKQVTFGATSGPYSDMVTKGIKPLLEKKGYEVKVVEFSDYIQPNLALSKGDLDANLFQHKVYMENFAKEHDLELSEVIVVPTAPMGIYSKKFNSLDEVAEGSDIAIPNDPTNAARAFLILEDAGLITLDPNADPLTVSEKDVKDNVKNLQFKPIEAAQLPRAVESVDLSAVPGNFALAAKMDLLTALQLENMPDQYRNRVVINTKDQDAQFAEDIKEVVESDEFEKIIDNDFKGFGKPEWMK